In the genome of Daucus carota subsp. sativus chromosome 9, DH1 v3.0, whole genome shotgun sequence, the window TTGAAACATTATATCTTGCTATTTGATAAACGTTTAagcttaaataataatagaagaTATTCATgtacaatatttaaatatatataagtcatattTTTGATGTTATAAATCATTTAGAAGTTGgtttttgtatttaaatataatatgctttctttttttatgtttgaataataaaaaatgttttgtCAAAATGATTCtcattataaaattcataactacTTTTTCTATATTCCTATTTTTTGTTCTCATTCaaatataattgttaaattatctttaaatctttttatttttgacaaaatgaAAAGTTTGATTTCAGACATTTATAATCAACGTATAAAATATGAGTaagataaatttataaattaaatcataattataaaatacCAAAGATTAGCCAGCATCGGTACACATCCTAGAGGTTAAAAGTACGTTaagtttattataaaataccAAAAATTATTGAGTCCGACAAAAATAAGtggttataatatttattatgataTAAAAGATtacaatatacaattttatttttatcatatcttaaaaattttaaagtgtAGAAAAAATAAGATTTATTTGCTAATGTAACTAAAAATGGTAGAAACAATAAATTAGGGTTTccagttttgagagtcgactctaAGGTTCTAGCCGCTACTTCATCGTTTTTCATTCTTCGTCCTTTCTACTTGTTCATCATCTTCGCTCTTCCATCTCATCTCATCTCGTATCGtatttatcagttttatcaataaaatcaaGATCTAAGAGTATCTTGTCATCAAGGTCGTGCCCATCTTTTTAGgaagtttgtgtttgttttgatatttctGTGTGTTTTGTTATGGGTGTCGGTAACGTTTCTAACCAGGCTTGTATCAAATATGACACGGTGGTGAATATTGCAAAATATCGCAAGAGCTTACCTTTCAAGACATaaaattgttcatgttttggggtCATTTGTTGATTCAATATTAGTTGATATAACTCATAATTCCGAATATTGGGTTATAGATGTTGTTGCTTATGTGTAGGTCGATTGCATTACTACTATGTTCACAATTGATGTAGCTTGGAGTGTTCGAGATTTCATTGTAATacttttagtttaaaaaaatttaaatattctatttgttaagcgatcAGAAAAACAAGTggctatatgtttagctcgtttttttgtttattaatcaggttgtaattgatATTTCGAGGGTTTGTCGGCTGTGTTTCagttatttgttttattatccactttttgtcaaaaaaaatgataaaatatattatacataaatatgttaaaaatcatacataaaagttatatatattactccctcagtccctctcaattcttaacCTGGGGGACGGGAATGTGAAacgcactttaatgctcctatCAAGTACATTTCTATAtctttttaagattttattttttcgaataaaaatttaatgtttaaaattttattcagaaaaagaaaatttttaaaaaagttatggaactatgtttaATGCacattaaaatacgtgtcgagcagtgGAAAAAAATGTTAAGAAATAAGGGTGACACATGGAGTATTAAAATTTAGGTGaaatcatatttaatattaatattaatattgttaaaaaaagttTTCTATATCCCTGAAGAGTATAGACGGTGGCGGAACCGAGGGGGATACGGGATATTAGAGCCCCCCTGAACTCGAAAAAACAGTGTAGATTTTTTTTCCCAGCCCCCGTTGAATTATTGATGTCAATATAACTTTttagcccccgctgaattatAAACATCATATAGAGGATATTGCTTTTCAAATTTCAAGATATGATATTTTCATTGATTCTGAGATAAACTGCTATTCCATAATCTTtttgtatctgttgtgattttgtataaagatattgtttagaattagaaaaaaaaaaaaaaggaagatcCACCTTTAACTTAAGTGATATAGGAACGGAAGATAATTTAACACTATTTTGAttgaaatagttttttttttttttttgaataaaattgaaatagTTTTTAAAAACGCACTTTAGTATatgaaataagaaaagaaaagagttcAGAAGATGATATAGATGAAAGAAAAGACACGAGATATGTCTTTTTACAAAATAGATTTAGATCCCCTTATAAATACGTATTGAAGGTCCTTACCATTTATTAAATAaccttaaaattcattttcttaTTAACTTACTTTTCTATTTTcaggtaaaataaatattttaatcatgaaAATCATAAGTGGATTATATATTGTtcaatgaaaaatcattaaaaggaATCAAGATATCGAACCGCGAACCGGATTCGCGGGTCATCATACCCGATTCATAAGAACTAGCGTTTTATGTACCCGATCATGTACCTCATACTCGAACGACCCGTAAACAATATTGTTTAAGGCCCAAAACTTAAGTCCTGGTTCCGCCGGTGAGTATAGACTGTGGGTATTATCTAATCATCTACTGTACTAGCTTATATACTGTCGAATtcctaaaaaagaaaaaacttggcttaataaatataattgcgTGCATGTTTaattcttatttaaaaaaacttcTTCTAGGAATAAAAATCATACAGAAAAGTTGGACTTAAAAATTTTGCAAATATTAAGTGTACAGAAATCTGAAGTAAAATCTAATGCTGAACCGGTGCGATAATTCCATGGTAAATCTTTTTGGGAAAAATGCTGCAGGTTACAGCGTTTACTCGAATATTGTTTCTTGTAGCAAACTAGAAAATTGCAGGAGGGGAGGGATACAAGttgtaaattcacaaaattatatactcCCCTACATACCATATAATATATCTGTCAATAAACCCCACCAGTGCTGTCAAACTCATTAATTCTAAAACTATAAGATGAGACATATGCAAGCAAGTCTGATGAGCATTATTATTGGAGctaacacacacacactgcatttttaaataaaatttggaaaatgCAAAACAACAAAATGATGATATTAAATTCAGAACCACAAAAGTGGCCTTACTTTTCTCTCTTTCATAAGCTAGCCAGCTGCCCCTCCTTGCTATTAATTTGATTCACTTACCTATCACCTCTCCATTTCATTTTCTAAACTCTCTCAATCTTCACTAACCAACTGTTTATAAACACAGACTGCTTAAAGCTTTTTATTGCAGCTAGCCTTCCACATGGGAAGGCACTCTTCTTGTTACAAGCAGAAGCTGAGGAAAGGGCTTTGGTCTCCTGAGGAAGATGATAAACTTATCAAACATATCACAAAACATGGTCATGGCTGTTGGAGTTCTGTCCCTAAGTTAGCAggtaattttgttttcaatttcgaTATCGAATTTCAGCATGTATGTTTTTGTTGTGATCAGCTGCATTTTTGTGGTATGGGTGAGCAGGACTTCAGAGGTGTGGGAAAAGCTGTAGGTTAAGGTGGATTAATTATCTGAGACCTGATCTTAAGAGAGGAACATTCTCAGCTCAAGAGGAGAATATGATTATTGAGCTACATGCAGTTCTTGGAAACAAGTATGTAGATTATGAGATTATTGCATGATACTTTCTCACATGACAAGACTACTTAATATGATTAGTGTTTTGTGTTTTTTCTCAGATGGTCTCAGATTGCAGCTCAGTTACCTGGGAGAACCGACAACGAAATCAAGAATCTATGGAACTCATCCATCAAGAAGAAGCTAAGGCAAAAGGGCATTGACCCCAACACACACAAACTCCTCTCTGAGGTTGAAAATGATAAGGATCAGAAGGCGTCCGCGAGCAATAACAAGGCATCTGAACAAGACTCGTATGAGCTGAATTATGAAACCTCGAATCAAGAATTGGTAGAGGAGAAGCCTAACCATCCATACACACTAATTGATAATTTGACAGCACCTACTCATGAATTCTTCCTCAACAGGTTTGTGAGTTCACATGATCAAGCCTCGACCTCTAAGCCTCAAGATTTAGGGAATTATCTGTCTTTTGATTATGGTCGTTCGGATATAGGCCTTACTGTGAACCAAAATACTAGCAATCTCTTCTACAATCCAGTGCCCAAGTCATCAGAGATGATGTCTGAATTGATAGCTTCTTCACCCGCGATCATCCCATCAATATCAAACACATTTCTCTCCAGTCCATCAAGTATGAAGCCTTCCATCAGTCTCCCAGACTCTGATCCTCAAATGGGATCTTTTCATCTTCTCAACAGGCTTCAGAATTGGGACACCAATACACTCACCAATAGTAACACTAGTGATGATTCTTTTCGATGGGGAGCTCAAGATGTTGGGAAACTAGAGAAAGATCAAGGCCATGACATTCATTCAGTCCAAGGACAACACGACAACATCAAATGGAACGAATACCTTCAAACTCCATTTTTACATTCTGcactacaaaatcaaaattctcAAGAGCTGTACAATGGTCAAGACACTAAACCAGAAACGCAATTCATGGCGAATTTGCCATGGCATCAAAGCCAGCAACCGCAACCACAGCCTATGCAAGCTGCAGCCACAGATGTATATGGTAAGCATTTTCACAGACTGCCAGCCACCTTTGGACAATTTTCTTGATTATTAGCCTAAATGGAAAGCCTTCAATTTCAAAGGGTGTGTGCTATAGATGTTTTTGGTGTTGTCCTTTTCTTTTCGAAACTATATTTAAATTGTGTAAATAGGCCTGATACAAGAATATCTCAGCATTGCTATACCTGAATACTATAGAAAATATTCTTATGACTGCTAGTCCTATTTGGTATGTACCGGTATAGAATTACATAATAAGTATCAGCTGctataaatttatgttttggattttaaatcTCTATATCAGATGACCATGTTTGCTAAACAGAATTCTGTTTACAGTAATGTGATTCTTTGCAGAAACTGCAAGTTTTTCTCCAGAGATGGTCACTATCTgcatatgaaaatattttttatttggctcattataaatttaaatttgtaaaccTTAGCCTGACCTATCTCTTTCAGGAACAGACCCTTGAGAAATTTTAAAGGAGATAAAActcacaaaaattcaaaaacaacatTGAAGAAGcaatttctttttcttaaatGGGGGTCTATCATTGTCTGCCAAAGATGTTGATAGTTTTCACTTTTTTACAGCCCATGGTTAATTAGGTAGTTACATTTTTTAGAAGAAACAGCATCAACATGTTTAAGAGTCCCTGTATGCATGTTAATTAGACTTTGGGTATGCTGCAATTAAAAGATGCTGCATGTTCACTGTGCAATGCACCCcacaggaaacaagaaaatattgGCATGGTCTACAGAAATGAGAGCCACAAATTCTTTTTCCATCGAATAAACCAAACTAAAcatatcctatatatatatgatccgaGTACAAAGCCTCTAGTTCCGTGATACCTCAAGTTCgggaaaaaaaagagtaaaatgtAGGCGGAACTTTATCCATTTTTGCATTTTAGTAGccgaaatttcaaatttacaaataagtggccagattttgtttttttgtttcaaagaaATGGCTAACAGCCACTTTtctgagaaaaataataacctttttttctcaaaaagtgGCTCTAAGCCACCTGTTTGATGAATTAAGACAATGTATGGAAACCGTTTTGCAGATTTGAATTTCCGACCACCAAAATGAAAAAATGGATGAAGTCCGGCCACTAGCATATATTTtactagaaaaaaatatatataactcttcTGAAAACAATCTCCGAAAAAATGGaaaggaataaaaaaattatttaaagtgaatagAGTGGAATTTCTTTGCAGTTTATGATGTGTGTGCACAGCATGAATCTGTCCTTGATGGGCCTCAAACTTCTACTAATCGTGGGAAGAACAAAGTACAAGGGTCCCCTTTTGTGGAAATGTATTAATTGAGACGTTACATGATAAtggaaataatattatttttgatgttTCCTTGAAACGTAAGAGAATTACATGATTGGAAATGAGGTAGAAATATTCTTTGTTAATGACCTTAGGGAAGTATTTTATCACAAATAAGCAACTTCCTGCCTATTTCACTCGGGCTTTTAATTTCTTTGAAATTTGGAAGTAGGATCAAAATTTCGAGACAAACTTTGGATACTACATGAATTTGATATCATATTAAATAATCAGATATCCGAGAAATCATAATATAGATCATATTAAATAGGATCATCTTATGTCGTTGAACaacttaaaattgaaaataaattagaaactGATGATCAGAAATCAGTTTGAGATATTTTTACCgttacttaattttttaaactttttcttGATAAAAGTTAACCATAAATCAgttctatttttattattatatttttaataatatataaattaataataaatcaaaaactatcaaacacgtattttaaattatcaacCTATCATATTAagtcatattaaattataaatcatgattttaattttcccCCAGCCCACCTCTTCAAAAGAAACAACTCAAATTTACAACATGAAAAGTAAGGATGTGTAGTAAAGAGATTTTACTGTTTAGCTACAGAGAACATTATATGGTAGGCCACAAAAATGCAGGCACGTACGTGGGTACTCCCACGTGCGTCTCTGTGTTCATGGGAGTATATGATTATTACTTTCTAAAAAATctcattttcattttaaaattgtgaatttATGTTATAGAGCCAGTTCCAAAGTTAGATGAGAACTTTGTTTCATCGATTCATCTCGCACCACCGATAATATAATCAACTCATCTGGCACCAGCTCATCTTGCACCGTTGTTTAGATAAACGGTTAAgattaaattatgaaaattttggGCATCTTTTGAGGAATTTGGGTTCACATGTGActaaaattgtgattttttagCATTTGTGAGTATATTCTGGGCTCTTCTTCTTTAAAAAACATAGGTTCATATGCATATTTGCCGGGGCGGATCTAGTAAGGAGAATGGAACACACGTGCCtcctaaaattttttttaaaaattttctttatcattttaaattttgcatatTACAGAAGTGGcccttaaaatttaaaaaaatatagacgttttccgaaaatttgcttggtgcccccAAGATTTTGTTTCTAGATCCGCCCCgcataattgtatatattactccctccgtcccaatttatgtgtcttatttgactttttatgatcaaattgaccaaattttgaccagtaattagtaattattcttacatgatcttgaagatctaaaaatacattttaaagtagaatagaTGTAGAttcttgtaatatatttttcataattttttctaattattttatatgcGTAAATTACAGTCAAAGTTTGAttaatttgaccataaaaaatcaaacaagacaaataaatttggacggagggagtaatatttgtATGTTACTGAGGATGCATGTGAAGTGAATAATTGGGTCTTTAAATTTGAGTGAGGCCCTACAATCTTACATGCAGAAGAGTAGAAAGAAAATGAGATGGAAAAGAAGGGTAAATGATTAGATGCAATTTTCAGATTTACTGCATCTTCATGCACTTTCGAAtcagattattttattttatgcttCTCTGCAGAAAATGTCGAAATGAAGGCAGTCATGTATAAGAATAAAGCCGGTGGCTAAGACATGAAGGATATTAAACATTTAGATTTTCTAATGGTGTGACAGCTTCTTCAGAATCCTCATGACAGTACGTGGATTTTTCGCGGAAACAACTTCTCTACTCCGGAGATATTTTGGAATCTTGTTCTGTTCTATTAGAATAACAACAgaagctctctctctctctctctctctctcacctgATCAAAATTTGTATCACATTTCTCATTCTGTTCCAAACAAAGACAAACACTCTGGAAATTGAATTTTAAGCCTCAGTAAATCAAAGCAGAGAATTATAGTTCATTTAAGTAACTAATGCTAAGGTTTCCCTGTAACATGAATCAAAAGTCACTCAAGTAACATCTCTTCGTGTAGAAGCGGATAACTTACATTTCTATACaacaaattatgttttgttGTCACTGTTAATAATAGTATTGCTAGAGAAGAACATATCAAGAAAACTCAATGCATTGAGGTTACTAATGTAGAACTAGTCGATTagcagaaaaattaaaatatatgtcacCAGCTCATCTAAATACCAGGTTGTGGCAAGTTTTGTCGCAGGGGTAAGCACAGTCAATCGCCTTGCATCCAGCTCGATCAAAATACCAATCTCCAACAGCGAGTGCAATGCCCTGCACACACAGGTGTTATACGCAAAGTTAGATGTATGTCTGCTTGCAAACATGCAGGCTTTCTTAGTCTTTTGAATGTGCGGATACAATAGGATTAAATGCATGATTAAGGTGTACCTTGTTGCCAATAAGGGGCGAATTATCTGAAAACCATGTATCCTGCCTCTCAGATTGGCAATGAGCAAAACATGAATTCAAAAATACACCATTCTTTGGGGAATTTGCGAAACCTTTTACCACATGCACCATATAATCTCTGAACCCTGTTCAAATATCAAGCAGAATAAGTTAAATAAATGATACT includes:
- the LOC108200761 gene encoding transcription factor MYB61; its protein translation is MGRHSSCYKQKLRKGLWSPEEDDKLIKHITKHGHGCWSSVPKLAGLQRCGKSCRLRWINYLRPDLKRGTFSAQEENMIIELHAVLGNKWSQIAAQLPGRTDNEIKNLWNSSIKKKLRQKGIDPNTHKLLSEVENDKDQKASASNNKASEQDSYELNYETSNQELVEEKPNHPYTLIDNLTAPTHEFFLNRFVSSHDQASTSKPQDLGNYLSFDYGRSDIGLTVNQNTSNLFYNPVPKSSEMMSELIASSPAIIPSISNTFLSSPSSMKPSISLPDSDPQMGSFHLLNRLQNWDTNTLTNSNTSDDSFRWGAQDVGKLEKDQGHDIHSVQGQHDNIKWNEYLQTPFLHSALQNQNSQELYNGQDTKPETQFMANLPWHQSQQPQPQPMQAAATDVYGKHFHRLPATFGQFS